From the genome of Methanothrix soehngenii GP6:
TCCTTCTGGCGATCGTTGTTCTTGATCATATCGCCTATATGGGCTGCTATCCTGGCAGTGATCGTGCCCATCCTCACATCCTCCACATCAGGAAGAGCCAGATGCTCAGCCGGGGTGACATAGCAGATGAAGTCCGCTCCGTAGGCACTAGAGAGGCTGGCACCGATTGCCGCCACGATATGGTCGTATCCGGGAGCTATATCTGTGACCAGGGGGCCAAGCATATAGAAGGGCTTCTCATCAGTCATCCTCTTCATAACCAGGACGTTTGCTTCAATCTCATCGATGGGGATGTGGCCCGGCCCCTCCACTATGGTCTGAACCCCTGCCGCATGGGCTCTGTCCGCCAGCTCGGAGTTGATTATCAGTTCCTGGATCTGACCCCGATCGGTGGAGTCGTGCACCGCTCCCGCTCGAAGGCCATTGCCCAGGCTTAGGGTGACCTCATGCTCTTTAAGGATCTCCAAGAGATAATCGAACTCCCGGTAGAGGGGATTCTCCTTCTGATTATGCAGCATCCAGCCGATCATGAAGGCCCCTCCCCGGCTGCATACGCCACCAAATCGACCGCCTTGGCGGCGGAGCCGCTCTATGCAGATGCTATTGATGCCGGTGTGGATGGCCATGAAGTTGGTTCCCAGCTTCGCCTGCTCCTCCGTCGCCCTGAAGAGGTCGTCCTCGGGCATGTCCACACCTGCTCCATACTTTCTTATGGCCTCGATGAATGCCTGGTAGAGGGGAACGCTCCCCACGCTCAATGTTGTGGCCTCAATCACCCGTCTTCTGATCTCCAGGAAGTCCCCACCTGTCGAGAGCTCCATCAGAGTGTCTGCACCGTTCGCTTCAGCGGTGCGCGCTTTTGCCACCTCCATCTCCACATCAACGATATCGCTGCTGGTGCCGATGGAGGCGTTCACCTTGGTGCGGAGCCCCTTGCCAATGCCCACCGATCTAGTGTATCTGTAAGGGCTGCGAGGGATGACTATCCTGCCGCTGGCTATACCTCGAAGTATGAAGTCAGGGGTCTTTCCCTCTGCCTCGGCCACTATCTTCATCTCTTCTGTCAGTCTGCCTGCTCGTGCATCATCTATCAGTCCCATCTCTTCACCAGCATCAACTGACAATGTAGGGTTATTTAAGGGTGATCAACCACGCTGCTCTGGCGGGAGATGCTGCAAGCAGAATGATGAAGAAATCGTGAGGCGACACAATGGTGCCCGCCTCAGGTTCAGTATTATCCTTGACTGTTGGGATATTCTATTTCAGGATCTCTTTTTTGAAGGTCTCAAAGCCAATCTCTTCTATGAAATCGCCCAGGCGCTGCTTCTTGGCGTGATCCCGGTAAAAGTTGACGATCTTATCTATGCAAGAGAATACCTCATCGTCGGATAGGTTCTCTGCCAGCAACGTGCCCAGCCTTGGCTTTACCCCGCTGCTTCCGCCTACCAGAAGCCTCCATCCCTTGGCGGTGCCGATCAGGCCGATGTCCTTTACCGCGGGCTCAGCACAGGAGTTGGCGCATCCTGATACCCCCATCTTGAACTTCCAGGGAAGCTGCATTCCGTGATACTTCTCGTCCAGCTTCAGGCCCACGCCCACAGCATCCTGCTGGCCGCGCTTGCAGAACGTAGTTCCCGGACAGATTTTGATGCTGCGAACGCATAGACCTATGGCAGCCCCGGTCTTCATCCCCAGGTCCGCCCAGGCATTATCGATATCCTCAGGATCGATTCCTACTATGGCGATCCTCTGGGCAGATGTTATCTTCAAGGCCTTGGCATGATACTTCTCCGCCACATCGGCGATCCTTCGAAGGCCGGCTGGATCGATTATGCCGCCTGCTATATGCGGTGCTATGGCAAAGGTCTCTTTGTCCC
Proteins encoded in this window:
- a CDS encoding nitrite/sulfite reductase domain-containing protein, with protein sequence MSKDILEKGAIIQRDKETFAIAPHIAGGIIDPAGLRRIADVAEKYHAKALKITSAQRIAIVGIDPEDIDNAWADLGMKTGAAIGLCVRSIKICPGTTFCKRGQQDAVGVGLKLDEKYHGMQLPWKFKMGVSGCANSCAEPAVKDIGLIGTAKGWRLLVGGSSGVKPRLGTLLAENLSDDEVFSCIDKIVNFYRDHAKKQRLGDFIEEIGFETFKKEILK
- the thiC gene encoding phosphomethylpyrimidine synthase ThiC, with the translated sequence MGLIDDARAGRLTEEMKIVAEAEGKTPDFILRGIASGRIVIPRSPYRYTRSVGIGKGLRTKVNASIGTSSDIVDVEMEVAKARTAEANGADTLMELSTGGDFLEIRRRVIEATTLSVGSVPLYQAFIEAIRKYGAGVDMPEDDLFRATEEQAKLGTNFMAIHTGINSICIERLRRQGGRFGGVCSRGGAFMIGWMLHNQKENPLYREFDYLLEILKEHEVTLSLGNGLRAGAVHDSTDRGQIQELIINSELADRAHAAGVQTIVEGPGHIPIDEIEANVLVMKRMTDEKPFYMLGPLVTDIAPGYDHIVAAIGASLSSAYGADFICYVTPAEHLALPDVEDVRMGTITARIAAHIGDMIKNNDRQKDLDMGRARRDMLWEKQFQLAIDPETAKLVRADRTPSDAEVCTMCGDFCALKIIKENIDLAR